One part of the Triplophysa rosa linkage group LG5, Trosa_1v2, whole genome shotgun sequence genome encodes these proteins:
- the LOC130554055 gene encoding LOW QUALITY PROTEIN: guanylate-binding protein 1-like (The sequence of the model RefSeq protein was modified relative to this genomic sequence to represent the inferred CDS: inserted 1 base in 1 codon) — MASGGHMPAPVCLIENGHDGKLCVTKDAIDILNGINEPVVVVSIVGLYRTGKSYLMNRLAGQQSGFALGNTVESKTKGVWMWCVPHPSVKGQTLMLLDTEGLGDVQKGDSKNDGWIFCLAVLLSSTLVYNSRGTIDNDAVQKLQYITELAEQIKIRSPSSPSEDEEEEENSQFVCFFPSFVWAVRDFTLDLKINGRKATEDEYLQYALELKKGLSKKNTDYNLPRECIRRYFPSRKCFVFLPPASPENMRRLESLRLEDLVADFREATHRFCEYIFLKSPVKTLKGGHRVTGKLLGQLAQIYVETISXGKVPCLDNAVVALANLENKAAVQEAFKVYQSGMEEVKNKFPVSMENITSVHQKSSSLATSEFMTRSFKDEKGEYVTNLKQDIDMYYVVLMEENEMASERKCKELLKDLFSDMNERLQNGEYSQCGGYEIYCRDRDAIIAQYRREPNKGVKAEAVLNEFLNERAAEANSILHADKKLTESEREIKERKEMEDLLQQKCKEEEEKRIESERMMKVEQERQKDTVKQMEEKFNKEMEQRREEMDRAMESKLKEQEELLSKGFKEKADELHEEIKSFKEKKEAISVGGIFKDYVMPLLGTGADLLSNIFMHRSLLKGLKALK; from the exons ATGGCTTCTGGCGGTCACATGCCAGCTCCGGTGTGTCTCATTGAAAATGGTCACGACGGTAAACTGTGCGTTACAAAAGATGCCATAGACATTCTAAATGGGATCAATGAGCCGGTGGTGGTCGTGTCCATAGTGGGTCTCTACCGTACGGGGAAGTCTTACCTTATGAACCGCTTAGCAGGACAACAGTCAG GCTTTGCTCTTGGTAACACTGTTGAGTCAAAGACCAAAGGCGTCTGGATGTGGTGTGTCCCTCATCCATCTGTAAAAGGACAGACTCTGATGCTGCTGGACACCGAAGGACTGGGTGACGTGCAAAAA GGAGACTCTAAGAACGACGGCTGGATCTTCTGTCTGGCTGTTCTGCTCAGCAGCACTCTGGTGTACAACAGTAGAGGAACCATCGATAATGATGCAGTACAAAAGCTGCA ATACATTACTGAGCTCGCTGAGCAGATCAAGATCAGATCACCATCATCTCCATCGgaagatgaggaggaggaagaaaattctcagtttgtgtgtttttttccatcatTTGTCTGGGCTGTGAGGGATTTCACCTTGGATCTGAAAATTAATGGGAGAAAAGCAACAGAGGATGAATATCTTCAATATGCTCTTGAGCTGAAGAAAG GTTTGAGTAAGAAAAACACTGACTACAACCTGCCTCGTGAGTGTATCCGAAGATATTTCCCTTCCCGGAAGTGTTTCGTGTTTCTACCTCCAGCCTCACCGGAAAACATGAGACGTCTAGAGAGCCTACGTTTAGAGGACCTGGTGGCAGATTTTCGAGAAGCCACACATCGTTTCTGTGAATACATATTTCTCAAGAGTCCTGTGAAAACACTGAAAGGAGGACACAGAGTTACTGGGAAAT TGCTGGGTCAGTTGGCTCAGATTTATGTAGAGACCATCA AGGGTAAAGTTCCCTGTCTGGACAATGCTGTGGTCGCTCTTGCAAATCTAGAGAACAAGGCAGCTGTTCAAGAAGCTTTCAAAGTGTATCAGAGTGGAATGGAGGaa GTAAAGAATAAGTTTCCAGTTAGCATGGAGAATATTACCAGTGTGCACCAGAAGTCCAGCAGTCTGGCCACTTCAGAATTCATGACACGCTCCTTTAAAGATGAAAAAGGAGAATACGTTACAAACCTAAAG CAAGATATCGATATGTACTATGTAGTACTGATGGAAGAGAATGAGATGGCATCAGAGAGGAAGTGTAAAGAGCTGCTGAAGGATCTGTTCTCTGACATGAATGAACGACTGCAGAATGGAGAATACAGTCAGTGTGGAGGATATGAAATCTACTGCAGAGACAGAGACGCCATCATTGCACAGTACCGCAGAGAACCAAACAAGGGAGTCAAG GCTGAGGCCGTACTGAATGAGTTCTTGAATGAGAGAGCAGCTGAGGCAAACAGCATCCTTCACGCTGATAAAAAACTCACTGAGAGTGAAAGGGAGATCAAAG AGCGGAAAGAGATGGAAGATCTTCTGCAGCAGAAGTGTAAAGAGGAAGAAGAGAAGCGTATTGAGAGCGAGCGAATGATGAAGGTGGAGCAAGAGCGCCAGAAGGACACAGTAAAGCAGATGGAGGAGAAATTCAACAAGGAGATGGAGCAACGGCGAGAGGAGATGGACAGAGCTATGGAGAGCAAACTGAAGGAACAGGAAGAGCTGCTGAGCAAAGGCTTTAAGGAGAAAGCTGATGAGCTGCATGAAGAGATCAAGagtttcaaagaaaaaaaagaggcCATAAGTGTTGGTGGCATTTTTAAAGATTATGTGATGCCTCTTCTTGGAACCGGCGCAGACCTGCTTTCTAACATATTCATGCACAGATCATTATTGAAAGGCCTgaaagcattaaaataa
- the LOC130554075 gene encoding uncharacterized protein LOC130554075 produces MYYSFEYHAFNITTPTQLSVVVVYRPPGPLHNFIEELDMPLSSFPKDGGPLVVFGDFNIHLDKPYASDFHTLTALFDLTCLATGSTHRSGNQFDFIYTRNFTTDNVKVTPLHISDHFFITFNMLLPTCTTPTPPPVYFRRNLRSLSPSTLSAKVTSSLPSNFESLDADTATNTLCSTLTSCPDNLCPLSSRPTRATPSCSWLSDILREQRSTLRAAERKWRKTKNPADLRDYQSLLSSFSASVTTAKMSFYTTKVSNAPNTLQLFKTFNSLPCPPPPPPTSSLTAEDFAVFFTEKTSSISKPF; encoded by the coding sequence ATGtactattcatttgaataccacGCTTTTAATATCACTACTCCCACTCAGctcagtgttgttgtagtttaccgccccccaggtcctcttcacaacttcattgaagagttagATATGCCGCTCTCATCATTCCCGAAGGATGGCGGCCCTCTTGTAGTCTTTggggacttcaacatccacctggaCAAACCCTATGCTTCTGACTTCCACACCCTCACCGCCTTGTTTGACCTCACGTGCCTCGCCACAGGCAgtactcacagatcaggaaaccagTTTGATTTCATCTACACCCGTAACTTCACCACAGATAACGTTAAAGTCacacctcttcacatttctgaccacttcttcatcactttcaacatgCTCCTTCCTACATGCACTACACCAACACCACCACCTGTTTATTTTAGACGGAaccttcgctctctctcccctagcaccctctctgctaaagtgacatcctctcttccctccaactttgAATCTCTAGATGCTGACACTGCCACCAACaccttatgctcaacacttacatcctgtccagataacctttgtcctctgtcctccagaccaACTCGTGCCACCCCCTCCTGCTcttggctgtctgacatcctccgtgaacaacggagtacactcagggctgctgaaaggaaatggcgcaagaccaagaatcctgctgacctaagggactaccagtcactactctcctctttctctgctagtgttaccacagctaaaatgtctttctataccaccaaggtgagcaatgcacctaacactctgcagcttttcaagacatttaactctcttccttgcccccctcctcccccGCCCACCTCATCTTTGACTGCGGAGGacttcgctgtatttttcactgagaaaacatcatccatcagcaaacCATTCTGA